TCGGGACCATCAACGCGAACGGGACCAAGGTGCAGCTCTGGGACTGCAACGGCTGGGCCAACCAGAAATGGATCTACGACGCGACGAGCCGCACGATCTACAGCATGTACAACGGGCGCTGCCTGGACGCGGACCTGGGGACCATCGGCTCGAACGGGACCAAGGTGCAGCTGTGGAACTGCAACGGCTGGGCCAACCAGAAGTGGACGCTCTGACGGCCGCCCGCGGGCGGCGGTACGGGCCGTACCCGCCGGTTCCCCGCGCCGGGGCCTGACCTCGGGCGGGGAAGGGGGGCGGCTCCCGTGGCGCCGCCACGAGGGGCCGCCCCCGCCCGGGGGAGGGCCGGCTCGCGCGAGGCGGGCGTGAGAGGGCCCGGGGCCGGCCGGAGAGCGGACCGGCCCCGGGCGGCGCGGGGGTGTTACGGCCTTCCCGCGATGACCGGCGAGGCGGTGACGGGGTCGGCGGGGGCCGCCGGGGTGGCGGCCCGCGCCGAGCGCAGCGGGATCTCCTTGAGCATCAGGGCGGCCACCGCGGCGAGGACGGCGATCGGGACACCGACCACGAAGACCGCGCTCATCGCCCGGGTGAAGGCCTCCAGGATGATCTCCAGGATCGGCGCGGGGAGAGCGTGGATGGCCTCGGGAGAGCCGAGGCTGGGGACCGCGCCGCCGCTCAGCGGCAGGTTCGCCGCCTTCGCGAGGGAGACCAGCTCCGAGGTGAGCCGGTTGGACAGGATCGCGCCGAAGGCCGCGACGCCCACCGCGCCGCCGAGGGAGCGGAAGAAGGACACCCCGGAGGTCGCCGAGGCGAGGTTCGCGCGGGTCACCGCGTTCTGGGCGGCCAGGATCAGGATCTGCATGGAGGCGCCGAGCCCGATGCCGAGCACCGCGTTGTCGAGGCCGATGATCACCAGCGAGCTGTCGACGTGCAGGCGGGAGAGCAGGAACAGCCCGAGCGCGACCAGCAGCATGCCCACCACGGGGAAGATCTTCCAGCGGCCCGTCCTGCTGACGAACCGGCCGGTCAGGATCGAGGAGGTGAGCAGGCCGAGCACCAGGGGCAGGGTCATCAGGCCCGAGGCGGTGGGGCTCATGCCCTTGACGATCTGCAGATACTGCGGCAGGAACATCAGCGCGCCGAACATCGCCGCGCCGACCAGCAGGGAGGCGACGGAGGTGAGCACGAAGGTGCGGTCGCGGAACAGGTGCGGGGGCAGGATCGGGTCGGCGGCCCGGCGCTCGGCGACGACGGTGAGGCCGAACATCGCCAGGCTGAGCGCGCCCAGGCCGTAGGTCCACGCGGAGTTCCAGTCGAACTCCTTGCCCCCGAGGGAGAGCAGCAGCATCAGCGCGGTGGTGCCGCCGGTGATGAAGGTCGCGCCCCACCAGTCGACCTTCGTGTCGCGCCGGACGAGCGGCAGCTTCAGCACCTTCTGGATGACGACGAACGCGACCACGGCCAGTGGCACGCAGAACCAGAAGGTCCAGCGCCAGGACATGTTGTCCACGATGAACCCGCCGAGCAGCGGGCCGGCCACCGTCGAGACGCCGAAGACCGCGCCGATGTAGCCGGAGTAGCGCCCGCGCTCGCGGGGCTCGACCACGTCGCCGAGGATGATCTGCGGCAGCGCGGCGAGGCCGCCGGCGCCGATGCCCTGCAGCGCCCTGGCCGCGATGAGCTGGCCCATGTCCTGGGAGAACCCGGCGGCGATGGAGGACAGCACGAAGACGACCAGCGAGACCTGGAACATGAGCTTGCGGCCGTAGAGGTCGGAGAGCTTGCCCCAGATCGGGGTGGAGGCGGTCATGGTCAGCAGGGTCGCGCCGGCCACCCAGGCGAGCTGCTCCTGACCGCCGAGCGTGCCGACGATCGTCGGCAGCGCGGTCCCCACCACGGACGTCGAGATCATCGACGTCAGCATGGCGAGCATCAGTCCGGCCAGGATCTCCAGCACCTGTCTGTGGGTGAAACGCGGTGCGGCCTCGGCCTGGATCCGTTGTTCGGTCAGCATGAACCGTCCCCCAATGCATGTACAGTACACATGAAGTTAGTAGACGCTTGTTTACTCGTCAAATCTGGAAGGATCCCGTAGGTGGATGAGATACGGCAGCGCGACAGGGAGGGCACCAGGCGGCGCATCCTCGACGCCGCCCGCCGGCTGTTCGCCGACCTCGGGTACGACCAGGTGACGATGCGGATGATCGCCGCGGGGGCGGACGCCAACATCGCGCTGATCAACCGCTACTTCGGCAGCAAGCGCGACCTGTTCGCCGAGGTGCTCGCGATGCAGGGGCGCTTCCCCGGTGTCCTGGAGGGCCCCGAGGAGGAGCTGCCCCGCCGCCTGGCCGAGTACGTCGCCGAACGGCTCCGCTCCGACCAGGGGAGCGTGGTGCTGGCCGCGCTCATCCGGTCGTCCAGCGCCCCGGAGATCCACGAGATCATCCGCGACCGGGTCAGCTCGGCGATCCTGGGCCCCCTGTCGGCACGGCTCTCCGGTCCCGACGCGACCTTCCGGGCGATGGTCGCCACCGCGCTCGTCACCGGCAGCGGCACGATGCGCCAGCTCTACGGCCCCGACGCCGGCGACGCCCCCGACCACGAGACCGTGGTCGCCCGGCTCACCACCGTCTTCGAGGCCTGCCTCGGGGTGGGGGATCCCGGCACCGCCCCGGCGCCGGCGCGGTGACGCCGGCGCGGTGCGTTCGGGACGGGTCCGAACGCGTCGCCCGATTCGATTTCCGCCCGGTGCGCGGACGCTCCTCGTGACCCGGCCACCGGGCGGGCGGCGCCGGAGCCATCCGCGATCACCCGGTCGCCCGAGGCGTGCGACCATGGTCACATGACCTGGTTGCGCTGTGCCTTTCCCCGCCCGGGGGCGACCACGCGGCTGTTCTGCCTCGCGCACGCGGGCGGGTCGGCCAACGCCTACCGCGCGTGGTCCGAGCTGCTGCCCGCGTCCGTCGAGCTGCACGCGACGCAGCTTCCCGGCAGGGCCGACCGGTTCACCGAGCCGCTGCCGGACGACATGGACGCGCTGGCCGACGAGGTGACCGGGTCGATGCTGCCGCTGCTGGACCGGCGTTTCGCGCTGTTCGGGCACAGCATGGGGGCGACGCTCGCCTACGAGGTCACGCGTCGCCTCGAGGCCAGGGGAATCGCCCCGGCGCAGCTGTTCGTGTCCGGCGCGAGAGCGCCGCACGACCCCCGCGACAGGCCCGCGATCTCGGAGTACGACGACGACCGCTTCGTGGCCGAGCTGGCGAGACTCGGTGGCACCGAGGTGGAGATCCTGTCCCACCGGGCGATGCGCGAGCTCGTCCTGCCCTACGTCCGCGCGGACTTCCGCCTGGTCGAGGCGTACCGCCACCGTCCCGGACCTCCGCTGCACACCCCGATCTCCGCCCTCGTCGGCGACGCCGACCCGGTGGTCACCCCGGTCCAGGCCAAGTCGTGGGAGGCCCTTACGAGCTCCGGCTTCTCCCTGACGGTCTTCCCCGGCGACCACTTCTACCTGCAGCCGCGACGCGCGCCGGTGGTCGAGGAGATCGCCCGGACCCTCATGGGGTGAGCGGGCCGCGATGAGTGGACATGGGAACGTCCTGGAACGGGCTTCGGACGGTGGAAGCCGTACCGCTCCCGGGTCATGTCCGCCTCCGCGAGGCCCGCGCGAGCCGCCCGGTTGGCTGGTTGTGTCGAAGGAAGGGTGCTCCTTGGGCAATGAGTGCCCATGAGGTGGAACGGGGAGGCCGTTAGCGTCGGCCAGGTGGGTGAACGAGTACTGATCGCGCTCGGTGGCAACGCGATGACCGGGCCCGACGGCGGCGCCTCGCCGGGCGACCAGCACCGCGCGGTCGAGCAGGCCATGCGTCACGTCGTCGCGCTCATCGAGGACGGCCACCAGGTGACCCTCACCCACGGCAACGGCCCCCAGGTCGGCAACCTGATCCTGAAGAACCAGCTCGCCGCCCACGTCGTGCCCCCGGTGCCGCTCGACTGGTGCGGGGCGCAGACGCAGGCCACCATCGGCACCCTCATCCTCAACGCGCTCGACGGCCGCGCGGCGGTCGTGGTCACCCGTACGCTCGTCGACCCCGCCGACCCGGCCTTCCAGGACCCGGTCAAGCCGATCGGCCGCTACTTCAGCGAGGCGGAGGCGCGCCGCTTCGAGGATCTCGGCCAGACCTGGCGCCGCTTCGAGCGGGGCTGGCGCCGCGTGGTGGCCTCCCCCGAGCCGCTGGAGATCCTCGACGCGCCCGCGGTGGCCGCGCTGGTCGCCGCGGGATTCACCGTCGTGGCCGCGGGGGGCGGCGGCGTGCCCGTGACCCGCGACGCGGAGGGGCGGCTGGCCGGGGTCGAGGCCGTGATCGACAAGGACCTCGCCGCCGCCGTGCTCGCCAGGGCCGTGCGGGCCACGGTCCTGGTCATCGCGACCGACGTCCCCCGGGCCGTCGTCGGGTTCGGTACGCCCCAGGCCCGGCCCCTGGGCCACGTCACCGCGGCCGAGCTGCGCGTGTTGCACGCCGCGGGACACTTCGCCGGGGGCAGCATGGGCCCGAAGGTCGAGGCCGCGCTGCGCTTCGTCGAGCAGGGCGGTGACCGATCGGTGATCACCTCCCTCGAGGACATGGGAGCGGCGCTCACCGGGGAGACCGGCACCGTGGTGCGAAAGTGAACATGACGCGATCGAAAGGTGGCAGGGATGCCCGAACCCATTGAAGTGCGCAAGGTGCCCATCGAGAGTGTGACCGACGCCTCCGGGCTGGCCAGGCTCATCGACGACGGGGTGATCGAGGCGCACCGGGTGCTCGCGGTGATCGGCAAGACCGAGGGCAACGGCGGGGTGAACGACTACACCCGCATCCTGGCCGACACGGCCTTTCGCGGGGTGCTCGCGGCCAAGGGGCACCCGTCTCCCGAGAGCGTGCCGCTGGTGTGGTCGGGCGGCACCGACGGCGTGCTCAGCCCGCACGCCACGATCTTCGCCACCACCGCGAACGCCGAGCCGGGTGACGAGCCGAGGGTGAGTGTCGGCATCGCGATGAGCGACGTGATCCTGCCCGAGGACATCGGCCGCCCCGCGATGGTGGAGAAGGTCGCCGCCGGAGTCCGCGAGGCCATGAAGCTCGCCGGGATCGACGACCCCGCCGACGTCCACTACGTCCAGACCAAGACCCCGCTGCTCACCCTGTCCACGATCAACGACGCCAAGTCGCGCGGCAAGGACGTGGTGATCGAGGACACCGGCCCGTCGATGGACATCTCCAACTCCACCACCGCCCTCGGCATCGCCGTCGCCCTCGGCGAGATCGAGATGCCGGCCGCCGACCAGATCCACCGCGACCTGTCGCTCTACTCCTCCGTCGCCTCGTGCTCCTCGGGCGTCGAGCTGGACCGGGCCCAGATCGTGGTCGTCGGCAACGTACGGGGGATCGGTGGCCGATACCGGATCGGTCACTCGGTCATGAAGGACGCGCTGGACGCCGACGGAATCTGGGAGGCCATCCGCTCCAGCGGCATCGAGCTGCCCGAGCGCCCCCACCCGTCCGACCTGGGCGACAAGCTCGTCAACGTCTTCATGAAGTGCGAGGCCGACCCGTCGGGCAGCGTGCGGGGCCGTCGCAACATCATGCTCGACGACTCCGACGTGCACTGGCACCGCCAGATCAAGGCCACCGTCGGCGGCGTCGCGGCGAGCGTCACCGGGGACCCGGCCGTGTTCGTCTCGGTCGCGGCGGTCCACCAGGGCCCCAGCGGCGGCGGCCCGGTGGCCGCCATCGCCGACCTCGGCTGACGGTCACGCGCTCCGGCACGCGCCGCCCGCGCGTGCGGGCCGCGGCCGTCACCCGCCCGCGGCC
This region of Streptosporangium sp. NBC_01495 genomic DNA includes:
- a CDS encoding ring-opening amidohydrolase — protein: MPEPIEVRKVPIESVTDASGLARLIDDGVIEAHRVLAVIGKTEGNGGVNDYTRILADTAFRGVLAAKGHPSPESVPLVWSGGTDGVLSPHATIFATTANAEPGDEPRVSVGIAMSDVILPEDIGRPAMVEKVAAGVREAMKLAGIDDPADVHYVQTKTPLLTLSTINDAKSRGKDVVIEDTGPSMDISNSTTALGIAVALGEIEMPAADQIHRDLSLYSSVASCSSGVELDRAQIVVVGNVRGIGGRYRIGHSVMKDALDADGIWEAIRSSGIELPERPHPSDLGDKLVNVFMKCEADPSGSVRGRRNIMLDDSDVHWHRQIKATVGGVAASVTGDPAVFVSVAAVHQGPSGGGPVAAIADLG
- a CDS encoding TetR/AcrR family transcriptional regulator; amino-acid sequence: MDEIRQRDREGTRRRILDAARRLFADLGYDQVTMRMIAAGADANIALINRYFGSKRDLFAEVLAMQGRFPGVLEGPEEELPRRLAEYVAERLRSDQGSVVLAALIRSSSAPEIHEIIRDRVSSAILGPLSARLSGPDATFRAMVATALVTGSGTMRQLYGPDAGDAPDHETVVARLTTVFEACLGVGDPGTAPAPAR
- a CDS encoding MDR family MFS transporter is translated as MLTEQRIQAEAAPRFTHRQVLEILAGLMLAMLTSMISTSVVGTALPTIVGTLGGQEQLAWVAGATLLTMTASTPIWGKLSDLYGRKLMFQVSLVVFVLSSIAAGFSQDMGQLIAARALQGIGAGGLAALPQIILGDVVEPRERGRYSGYIGAVFGVSTVAGPLLGGFIVDNMSWRWTFWFCVPLAVVAFVVIQKVLKLPLVRRDTKVDWWGATFITGGTTALMLLLSLGGKEFDWNSAWTYGLGALSLAMFGLTVVAERRAADPILPPHLFRDRTFVLTSVASLLVGAAMFGALMFLPQYLQIVKGMSPTASGLMTLPLVLGLLTSSILTGRFVSRTGRWKIFPVVGMLLVALGLFLLSRLHVDSSLVIIGLDNAVLGIGLGASMQILILAAQNAVTRANLASATSGVSFFRSLGGAVGVAAFGAILSNRLTSELVSLAKAANLPLSGGAVPSLGSPEAIHALPAPILEIILEAFTRAMSAVFVVGVPIAVLAAVAALMLKEIPLRSARAATPAAPADPVTASPVIAGRP
- a CDS encoding carbamate kinase, with the protein product MGERVLIALGGNAMTGPDGGASPGDQHRAVEQAMRHVVALIEDGHQVTLTHGNGPQVGNLILKNQLAAHVVPPVPLDWCGAQTQATIGTLILNALDGRAAVVVTRTLVDPADPAFQDPVKPIGRYFSEAEARRFEDLGQTWRRFERGWRRVVASPEPLEILDAPAVAALVAAGFTVVAAGGGGVPVTRDAEGRLAGVEAVIDKDLAAAVLARAVRATVLVIATDVPRAVVGFGTPQARPLGHVTAAELRVLHAAGHFAGGSMGPKVEAALRFVEQGGDRSVITSLEDMGAALTGETGTVVRK
- a CDS encoding thioesterase II family protein, with translation MTWLRCAFPRPGATTRLFCLAHAGGSANAYRAWSELLPASVELHATQLPGRADRFTEPLPDDMDALADEVTGSMLPLLDRRFALFGHSMGATLAYEVTRRLEARGIAPAQLFVSGARAPHDPRDRPAISEYDDDRFVAELARLGGTEVEILSHRAMRELVLPYVRADFRLVEAYRHRPGPPLHTPISALVGDADPVVTPVQAKSWEALTSSGFSLTVFPGDHFYLQPRRAPVVEEIARTLMG